One Anas platyrhynchos isolate ZD024472 breed Pekin duck chromosome 2, IASCAAS_PekinDuck_T2T, whole genome shotgun sequence DNA segment encodes these proteins:
- the LOC140001787 gene encoding feather keratin 2-like: MSSIGGNEKGALWEGHHTSPHYLPGFGISEQLRQMLSCAKGFLPRRHSRTSIKAGPVPRTLTHSSRGLLPCDQQGTLHTTDMSCYDICRPCGPTPLANSCNEPCVRQCEDSRVVIQPPAVLVTLPGPILSSFPQNTAVGSSASAAVGSNLSAQGVPVSGGGFGGFGLGVLGCISGGRACYPC, from the exons ATGTCCTCAATAGGAGGAAATGAAAAGGGTGCGTTGTGGGAAGGACACCACACCTCACCTCATTACTTGCCAGGCTTTGGCATTTCAGAGCAGCTACGCCAAATGCTGTCATGCGCAAAGGGTTTCTTGCCCCGCAGGCACTCAAGGACTAGCATAAAAGCCGGCCCTGTGCCTCGCACCCTCACACACTCCTCCAGAGGCCTTCTCCCCTGTGACCAACAAG GCACCCTCCACACCACAGACATGTCCTGCTACGACATCTGCCGCCCCTGCGGACCCACCCCGCTGGCTAAcagctgcaacgagccctgTGTCAGGCAGTGCGAGGACTCCCGCGTCGTCATCCAGCCTCCTGCCGTGCTGGTCACCCTGCCAggacccatcctcagctccttcccccagaacacCGCCGTTGGATCCTCCGCATCAGCTGCCGTGGGCAGCAACCTCAGCGCCCAGGGAGTGCCCGTCTCTGGAGGCGGCTTCGGAGGCTTTGGCCTGGgagtcctgggctgcatctctgGTGGAAGAGCCTGCTACCCCTGCTAA
- the LOC113842559 gene encoding feather beta keratin-like, translated as MSCYNLCNPCGPTPLANSCNEPCVRQCEDSHVAIQPSTVLVTLPGPILSSFPQNTAVGSSASAAVGSNLSAQGVPISGGGFGGFGLGGLGGYGLGGLGCFSGRRACYPC; from the coding sequence ATGTCCTGCTACAACCTCTGCAACCCCTGCGGACCCACCCCGCTGGCTAAcagctgcaacgagccctgTGTCAGGCAGTGCGAGGACTCCCACGTCGCCATCCAGCCTTCCACCGTGCTGGTCACCCTGCCAggacccatcctcagctccttcccccagaacacTGCCGTTGGATCCTCCGCATCAGCTGCTGTGGGCAGCAACCTCAGCGCCCAGGGAGtgcccatctctggaggtggcTTCGGAGGCTTTGGCCTGGGAGGCTTGGGAGGCTATGGCTTGGGAGGCCTGGGCTGCTTCTCTGGCAGAAGAGCCTGCTACCCCTGCTAA
- the LOC140001676 gene encoding feather beta keratin-like: protein MSCYDICRPCGPTPLANSCNEPCVRQCEDSRVVIQPPAVLVTLPGPILSSFPQNTAVGSSASAAVGSNLSAQGVPVSGGGFGGFGLGGYGLGGLGCISGGRACYPC from the coding sequence ATGTCCTGCTACGACATCTGCCGCCCCTGCGGACCCACCCCGCTGGCTAAcagctgcaacgagccctgTGTCAGGCAGTGCGAGGACTCCCGCGTCGTCATCCAGCCTCCTGCCGTGCTGGTCACCCTGCCAGGACCCAttctcagctccttcccccagaacacCGCCGTTGGATCCTCCGCATCAGCTGCCGTGGGCAGCAACCTCAGCGCCCAGGGAGTGCCCGTCTCTGGAGGCGGCTTCGGAGGCTTTGGCCTTGGAGGCTATGGCTTGGGaggcctgggctgcatctctgGCGGAAGAGCCTGCTACCCCTGCTAA